One Brassica napus cultivar Da-Ae chromosome A1, Da-Ae, whole genome shotgun sequence genomic region harbors:
- the LOC106425549 gene encoding replication protein A 14 kDa subunit B — protein sequence MDTSSPAAFVNGALLRRYIGQKVRAVVQVIRSDIGSVTGKSTDDQQIVVKGSPPPSLTTYLEVIGIAESENTIRADVWTNFGDNFDAGNYNELCKLANGEFRHMFI from the exons atgGATACTTCAAGTCCTGCTGCTTTTGTGAATGGAGCTTTGTTGAGACGTTACATTGGTCAGAAAGTGAGAGCTGTTGTTCAAGTGATCCGGTCTGATATTGGATCCGTCACTGGGAAATCGACTGATGATCAGCAGATTGTTGTCAAAGGCTCGCCTCCTCCCTCTCTGACCACTTACCTCGAGGTGATTGGCATCGCTGAGAGCGAGAACACCATTCGAGCTGATGTTTGGACCAACTTTGGTGACAATTTcg ATGCAGGGAACTACAATGAGCTTTGTAAGCTTGCAAATGGGGAGTTTAGACACATGTTCATCTAA
- the LOC106425368 gene encoding protein CHUP1, chloroplastic-like has translation MVAGKVRVTMGFHKSPSSKPKDIPPPPPPPLKPPSGSAGKPSNPGSNQKPGFTRYFPRASAQVHNASSRSDQNAVVSELRRQVEELREREALLKTEVLELKLLRESVSVIPLLESQIAEKNGELEDSRKETARLAEENERLRREVVKSEELRGESERREKEMESELRKLVSSEDHALSVSQRFQGLMDASAKSSLIRSLKRVGSMKNVPDPIPNQESNKRDEIERQHSMSNSEEPLSAVRSRVPRVPKPPPKRSFSSNGSGDSIADHPPPQRTNPPPPPPPPPPPLLQRPPPPSVSKAPPPPPPPPKSLNIASAKVRKVPEVVEFYHSLMRRDSTNSRRDSTGGGNAAAEAVLASSNARDMIGEIENRSVYLLAIKTDVETQGDFIRFLIKEVENAAFSDIEDVVPFVKWLDDELSYLVDERAVLKHFEWPEQKADALREAAFCYFDLKKLISEASRFREDPRQPSGSALKKMQALFEKLEHGVYSLSRMKESAATKFKTFQIPVDWMLETGITSQIKLASVKLAMKYMKRVSAELEAIGGGGPEEEELIVQGVRFAFRVHQFAGGFDAETMRAFQELRDKARSCHIQCQSQTHQHKLVYRSTPC, from the exons atggtGGCTGGTAAGGTCCGTGTAACCATGGGTTTTCACAAGTCTCCTTCAAGTAAACCGAAGGACATACCCCCTCCGCCTCCTCCCCCGCTTAAACCGCCTTCCGGTTCAGCTGGTAAACCGTCAAATCCCGGTTCTAATCAGAAACCAGGTTTCACCCGCTACTTCCCACGCGCTTCCGCCCAAGTACACAATGCCTCTTCTCGGTCCGACCAAAACGCAGTCGTTTCGGAGCTCCGTCGTCAGGTGGAGGAGCTCCGCGAGAGAGAAGCTCTGTTGAAGACTGAAGTTCTCGAGCTCAAGCTCCTCAGAGAATCCGTCTCCGTAATCCCGCTCCTCGAGTCCCAGATCGCGGAGAAGAACGGCGAACTCGAGGATTCGAGGAAAGAGACGGCGAGATTAGCGGAGGAGAACGAGAGACTACGGCGAGAGGTTGTGAAGAGCGAGGAGCTAAGAGGAGAGAGCGAGAGgagggagaaggagatggagtcGGAGCTTCGGAAACTCGTTTCGAGTGAAGACCACGCGCTCTCGGTTTCTCAGAGGTTTCAGGGATTAATGGACGCGTCGGCGAAATCGAGTTTAATCAGGAGCTTGAAACGGGTCGGGTCAATGAAGAACGTACCCGACCCGATACCGAACCAAGAGAGCAACAAGAGAGACGAGATCGAGAGGCagcactccatgagtaactcggAGGAACCTCTCTCAGCCGTTAGATCTAGGGTTCCCAGAGTCCCTAAACCACCGCCTAAACGGTCTTTTTCATCCAACGGCTCAGGCGACTCCATCGCGGATCATCCGCCACCGCAGAGAACCAatccacctcctcctccgcctccaCCTCCGCCGCCACTTCTTCAACGACCTCCTCCTCCGTCTGTCTCCAAAGCTCCGCCTCCGCCTCCACCACCGCCGAAGAGTTTAAACATAGCGTCGGCGAAAGTAAGAAAAGTTCCTGAAGTAGTGGAGTTTTACCACTCGTTGATGCGAAGAGACTCCACAAACTCGAGAAGAGATTCCACCGGCGGTGGCAACGCCGCCGCGGAGGCGGTTCTTGCTAGCTCGAACGCAAGAGACATGATCGGAGAAATAGAAAACCGATCGGTTTATTTACTAGCG ATAAAAACCGACGTAGAAACGCAGGGAGACTTCATAAGGTTCTTGATAAAGGAAGTCGAAAACGCAGCGTTTTCCGACATAGAAGACGTGGTGCCTTTCGTGAAATGGCTCGACGACGAGCTCTCGTACCTGGTTGATGAGAGAGCAGTGTTGAAACACTTCGAGTGGCCTGAGCAAAAAGCCGACGCGTTGCGTGAGGCAGCGTTTTGCTATTTCGATCTGAAGAAACTCATATCGGAAGCTTCTCGTTTCCGGGAAGATCCTCGGCAACCTTCTGGCTCTGCTCTCAAGAAAATGCAAGCTCTATTCgaaaa GTTAGAGCATGGTGTTTATAGTCTGTCGAGGATGAAGGAATCAGCTGCGACAAAGTTCAAGACTTTCCAGATTCCGGTTGATTGGATGCTCGAAACAGGCATTACTAGTCAG aTTAAATTGGCGTCTGTGAAACTAGCGATGAAGTATATGAAGAGAGTATCTGCAGAGCTCGAAGCCATTGGAGGCGGTGGccctgaagaagaagagcttaTCGTTCAAGGCGTCAGATTCGCATTCCGTGTTCATCAG TTCGCAGGAGGATTTGATGCAGAGACAATGAGGGCATTTCAAGAGCTGAGAGATAAAGCAAGATCATGTCATATTCAATGTCAAAGCCAAACACATCAACATAAGCTTGTTTATCGCTCTACCCCTTGTTGA
- the LOC106425114 gene encoding uncharacterized protein LOC106425114 isoform X2 produces the protein MKQGSMNRSCLCSILITTSLICGVYFIGNAYIHQQFKVKLLRWEINGKMHNITDKMHNVTHKMQKTTTSGTCKNLSKPMGTESLPQGIIAKTSNLETQHLWNYDDNEKGSPNHRGMSLLAMAVGIKQKELVNKLIQKFPPRDFVVMLFHYDGVVDDWKQYPWNEHAIHVSVMNQTKWWFAKRFLHPDIVTEYEYIFLWDEDLGVSHFNPKRYLSIVKEEGLHISQPALDTTTSEVHHPITARRKNLKFHRRMYKNKGSGRCDDHSTNPPCIGWVEMMAPVFSREAWRCSWYMIQNDLIHAWGLDMQLGYCAQGDRKKNVGVVDAEYIVHYGLPTLGVVDTTSSSSQNETNPKSPGKISEESTESHEVDNRPEVRMKSFLEMKRFKERWKKAVNDDICWVDPY, from the exons ATGAAACAG GGTTCGATGAACAGATCATGTCTATGTAGTATCTTAATCACTACTTCTCTCATATGTGGTGTTTACTTCATTGGCAATGCTTACATCCATCAACAATTTAAAGTG AAATTGCTAAGATGGGAAATAAATGGTAAGATGCATAACATTACTGATAAGATGCATAATGTCACACATAAGATGCAGAAGACAACAACATCTGGTACATGCaag AATCTCAGTAAGCCAATGGGAACTGAATCATTACCGCAAGGAATTATCGCCAAAACATCAAACCTGGAGACTCAACATCTATGGAACTACGATGACAATGAAAAG GGGAGTCCGAACCACCGTGGAATGAGTTTGTTAGCTATGGCTGTTGGAATCAAGCAGAAGGAGCTAGTCAACAAACTCATCCAAAAG TTTCCTCCTCGAGATTTTGTGGTCATGCTATTTCATTACGATGGTGTTGTCGACGACTGGAAGCAGTATCCATGGAATGAGCATGCTATTCACGTTTCCGTGATGAACCAAACAAAATG GTGGTTTGCTAAGAGATTCTTGCATCCTGATATAGTTACAGAGTATGAGTATATATTTCTCTGGGACGAAGATCTTGGTGTATCTCATTTCAATCCTAAACG atACTTATCTATTGTCAAAGAAGAAGGTCTTCACATATCGCAACCAGCTCTCGACACTACAACCTCAGAGGTTCATCATCCTATCACCGCTCGTCGCAAGAACTTAAAATTTCATAGGAGGATGTATAAAAACAAAGGCAGTGGAAGATGTGATGACCATAGTACCAATCCTCCCTGCATAGG GTGGGTAGAAATGATGGCACCTGTTTTCTCTAGAGAAGCATGGAGATGTTCTTGGTATATGATTCAG AATGATTTGATCCATGCTTGGGGCTTGGATATGCAGCTTGGTTACTGTGCTCAA GGTGATAGGAAGAAAAACGTAGGTGTAGTTGATGCAGAGTACATTGTTCATTATGGTCTTCCCACACTTGGTGTGGTCGACACCACTTCAAGCTCTTCTCAGAATGAGACGAACCCGAAATCACCG GGGAAGATTTCAGAGGAATCAACAGAGTCTCATGAAGTGGATAATAGACCAGAAGTGAGGATGAAATCCTTTTTAGAGATGAAGAGATTCAAGGAACGTTGGAAGAAAGCTGTGAATGATGATATATGTTGGGTTGATCCGTATTGA
- the LOC106425114 gene encoding uncharacterized protein LOC106425114 isoform X1 translates to MLKLQGSMNRSCLCSILITTSLICGVYFIGNAYIHQQFKVKLLRWEINGKMHNITDKMHNVTHKMQKTTTSGTCKNLSKPMGTESLPQGIIAKTSNLETQHLWNYDDNEKGSPNHRGMSLLAMAVGIKQKELVNKLIQKFPPRDFVVMLFHYDGVVDDWKQYPWNEHAIHVSVMNQTKWWFAKRFLHPDIVTEYEYIFLWDEDLGVSHFNPKRYLSIVKEEGLHISQPALDTTTSEVHHPITARRKNLKFHRRMYKNKGSGRCDDHSTNPPCIGWVEMMAPVFSREAWRCSWYMIQNDLIHAWGLDMQLGYCAQGDRKKNVGVVDAEYIVHYGLPTLGVVDTTSSSSQNETNPKSPGKISEESTESHEVDNRPEVRMKSFLEMKRFKERWKKAVNDDICWVDPY, encoded by the exons ATGCTAAAATTGCAGGGTTCGATGAACAGATCATGTCTATGTAGTATCTTAATCACTACTTCTCTCATATGTGGTGTTTACTTCATTGGCAATGCTTACATCCATCAACAATTTAAAGTG AAATTGCTAAGATGGGAAATAAATGGTAAGATGCATAACATTACTGATAAGATGCATAATGTCACACATAAGATGCAGAAGACAACAACATCTGGTACATGCaag AATCTCAGTAAGCCAATGGGAACTGAATCATTACCGCAAGGAATTATCGCCAAAACATCAAACCTGGAGACTCAACATCTATGGAACTACGATGACAATGAAAAG GGGAGTCCGAACCACCGTGGAATGAGTTTGTTAGCTATGGCTGTTGGAATCAAGCAGAAGGAGCTAGTCAACAAACTCATCCAAAAG TTTCCTCCTCGAGATTTTGTGGTCATGCTATTTCATTACGATGGTGTTGTCGACGACTGGAAGCAGTATCCATGGAATGAGCATGCTATTCACGTTTCCGTGATGAACCAAACAAAATG GTGGTTTGCTAAGAGATTCTTGCATCCTGATATAGTTACAGAGTATGAGTATATATTTCTCTGGGACGAAGATCTTGGTGTATCTCATTTCAATCCTAAACG atACTTATCTATTGTCAAAGAAGAAGGTCTTCACATATCGCAACCAGCTCTCGACACTACAACCTCAGAGGTTCATCATCCTATCACCGCTCGTCGCAAGAACTTAAAATTTCATAGGAGGATGTATAAAAACAAAGGCAGTGGAAGATGTGATGACCATAGTACCAATCCTCCCTGCATAGG GTGGGTAGAAATGATGGCACCTGTTTTCTCTAGAGAAGCATGGAGATGTTCTTGGTATATGATTCAG AATGATTTGATCCATGCTTGGGGCTTGGATATGCAGCTTGGTTACTGTGCTCAA GGTGATAGGAAGAAAAACGTAGGTGTAGTTGATGCAGAGTACATTGTTCATTATGGTCTTCCCACACTTGGTGTGGTCGACACCACTTCAAGCTCTTCTCAGAATGAGACGAACCCGAAATCACCG GGGAAGATTTCAGAGGAATCAACAGAGTCTCATGAAGTGGATAATAGACCAGAAGTGAGGATGAAATCCTTTTTAGAGATGAAGAGATTCAAGGAACGTTGGAAGAAAGCTGTGAATGATGATATATGTTGGGTTGATCCGTATTGA
- the LOC106357564 gene encoding adenylate-forming reductase 03009-like isoform X2, giving the protein MVNAPIVRFYSCRGVASEINPHANPFAIFTNDQNRNANAEREKSSSRFQLIRNASKVSPSSFQHSMSRTSSHFCDLDLDNEEEEEEDDNIYYIEEGGTKEGEEQHSEKPQQPPILKKRASRLSIILLDQGLFTVYKRLFVTSLFLNVIALVLAAMGRFTYARNRASLFSLANILALTLCRSEAFLRLVFYLTVKILGHSFVPLRIKTAVTSLLQSLGGIHSGCGVSSIAWLVYALVLTLKDRDRASTAIIAVASAILSLLCLTSLAAFPLVRHLHHNVFERVHRFSGWAALGLVWAFIVLTISYDPISRSYTDDLGSKLIKTQEFWFTLAITVAVVLPWLSVRRVPVDVSSLSGHASLIKFRGGVKSGILGRISPSPLSEWHAFGIISDGKTSHMMLAGAVGDFTKSLVSKPPTHLWVRTVHFAGLPYLVNLYDKVNLWPQVRGFVYFYRFSCSRVRPRYT; this is encoded by the exons atggtAAACGCACCGATCGTTAGATTTTATAGCTGTCGAGGAGTCGCGTCTGAGATAAACCCTCATGCAAACCCTTTTGCTATCTtcacaaatgatcaaaaccgcAACGCAAACGCTGAACGTGAGAAATCAAGCAGCAGGTTTCAACTCATAAGAAACGCCTCAAAAGTTTCCCCTTCATCTTTTCAACACTCCATGAGCCGAACCAGCAGTCACTTCTGCGACTTGGACCTTgacaacgaagaagaagaagaggaagacgacAATATTTACTACATAGAAGAAGGTGGAACCAAGGAAGGAGAAGAACAACACAGTGAAAAACCGCAGCAACCGCCTATTCTAAAGAAACGCGCCTCGAGACTATCAATCATACTTCTTGATCAAGGATTATTCACCGTTTACAAACGTCTCTTCGTCACTTCGCTGTTTCTAAACGTTATAGCTCTCGTTCTTGCCGCCATGGGACGTTTCACTTACGCTAGAAACAGAGCATCTCTGTTTTCACTCGCCAACATACTTGCCCTAACTCTCTGCAGAAGCGAAGCCTTCTTGAGACTCGTTTTCTACCTAACCGTAAAGATCCTCGGACACTCCTTTGTCCCTCTCCGCATCAAAACCGCGGTCACCTCGCTCTTACAAAGCCTAGGCGGTATCCACAGCGGCTGCGGCGTTTCCTCAATCGCTTGGCTCGTTTACGCGTTGGTTCTCACTCTTAAGGACAGGGACAGAGCTTCAACAGCGATCATAGCGGTTGCGTCTGCGATTCTTTCTCTCCTCTGCCTCACTTCCTTGGCCGCGTTTCCACTTGTTCGTCATTTACACCACAACGTCTTTGAACGCGTCCACAGATTCTCGGGCTGGGCCGCTTTGGGCCTTGTTTGGGCGTTTATAGTTCTAACGATCTCTTACGATCCAATATCAAGATCTTACACCGATGATCTCGGCTCGAAGCTGATCAAAACGCAAGAGTTTTGGTTCACGCTAGCGATCACAGTTGCGGTTGTGCTCCCTTGGTTGAGTGTGAGACGCGTTCCGGTCGACGTGTCATCTCTATCAGGCCATGCGTCGCTGATCAAGTTCAGAGGAGGCGTGAAGTCTGGGATCTTGGGTCGGATAAGTCCATCGCCGTTGTCGGAATGGCACGCTTTTGGGATTATCTCTGATGGTAAGACATCGCACATGATGTTAGCTGGTGCTGTCGGAGACTTCACCAAGTCTTTAGTCTCAAAACCTCCGACACACTTATGGGTCCGAACGGTTCACTTTGCTGGCTTACCCTATCTCGTTAACTTGTATGACAAGgtaaat TTGTGGCCACAGGTTCGGGGATTTGTGTATTTTTATCGTTTCTCATGCAGCAGAGTAAGGCCGAGGTATACCTAA
- the LOC106373228 gene encoding phospholipase A1-IIgamma-like: MDEEDKNVTRCFSFTTITKKKKKKEEEKVIVSREIAKRWRDLSGQNHWKGLLQPLDQDLRQYIIHYGEMAQAGYDTFNINTESKYAGASIYSRKDFFAKVGLEKAHPYTKYKVTKFLYATSEIHVPEAFLLFPVSREGWSKESNWMGYVAVTDDQGTAVLGRRDIVIAWRGSVQPLEWVSDFDFSLVNAKKIFGEKYNQVQIHQGWHSIYMSEDERSHFNKANARDQVLQELGRLLEKYKDEEVSISICGHSLGAALATLNATDIVANGYNRPKSRLGKSCPVTAFVFASPRVGNSEYKKLFSGLEDIRVLRVRNLPDVVPIYPPLGYAEVGDEFPIDTRKSQYMKTPGNFATFHCLESYLHGVAGTQGTSSADLFRLDVKRDIGLVNKSVDGLKDQYMIPGHWRVLKNKGMVQQDDGSWVLLDHEIDDSEDFDF; encoded by the exons ATGGACGAAGAAGACAAGAATGTGACGAGATGTTTCAGCTTCACGACAattacaaagaagaagaagaagaaagaggaggAGAAAGTAATAGTGTCTAGAGAAATCGCAAAGAGATGGAGAGATTTGAGCGGTCAAAACCATTGGAAAGGGTTGTTACAGCCGTTGGATCAGGATCTCCGGCAATATATTATACATTACGGCGAGATGGCTCAGGCTGGTTATGATACTTTCAACATAAACACCGAATCTAAATACGCCGGTGCTAGCATTTACTCCAGAAAAGACTTCTTCGCCAAG GTTGGTTTAGAGAAAGCGCATCCGTATACAAAGTACAAAGTGACTAAGTTTCTATACGCGACATCAGAGATCCACGTGCCTGAGGCATTCCTATTGTTCCCAGTGTCACGTGAGGGATGGTCGAAGGAATCGAACTGGATGGGTTATGTGGCGGTGACAGATGACCAAGGGACGGCGGTTCTTGGTCGAAGAGATATAGTCATCGCTTGGAGGGGCTCAGTGCAACCACTTGAATGGGTCAGCGACTTCGATTTCAGTTTAGTGAATGCTAAAAAGATATTCGGTGAGAAATATAATCAAGTACAAATTCATCAAGGTTGGCACTCAATCTACATGTCCGAGGACGAACGATCACATTTTAATAAGGCCAATGCTCGTGATCAG gtattGCAAGAGCTTGGGAGATTGTTGGAGAAGTATAAGGACGAAGAGGTTAGTATAAGTATTTGTGGTCATAGTCTTGGAGCTGCGCTCGCAACTCTTAATGCTACGGATATAGTGGCTAATGGTTATAACCGACCAAAGAGCCGTCTTGGGAAATCTTGTCCCGTTACGGCCTTTGTCTTTGCTAGTCCTCGTGTTGGAAATTCTGAATACAAGAAactcttctccgg ATTAGAAGATATCAGAGTGTTACGGGTAAGGAATCTACCGGACGTAGTTCCGATCTATCCACCCTTAGGTTACGCCGAAGTTGGTGACGAGTTTCCAATAGACACAAGAAAGTCACAATACATGAAAACTCCAGGAAACTTCGCGACGTTTCACTGCCTAGAATCTTACTTGCACGGCGTTGCAGGGACTCAGGGCACGAGCAGTGCTGACTTATTTAGACTCGATGTGAAAAGAGACATTGGACTGGTCAACAAATCAGTCGACGGGTTAAAAGACCAATACATGATCCCAGGACATTGGAGGGTCCTTAAAAACAAAGGTATGGTCCAGCAAGATGATGGGTCTTGGGTTTTATTGGACCATGAGATTGATGATAGTGAAGATTTTGATTTCtga
- the LOC106357564 gene encoding adenylate-forming reductase 03009-like isoform X1, translating into MVNAPIVRFYSCRGVASEINPHANPFAIFTNDQNRNANAEREKSSSRFQLIRNASKVSPSSFQHSMSRTSSHFCDLDLDNEEEEEEDDNIYYIEEGGTKEGEEQHSEKPQQPPILKKRASRLSIILLDQGLFTVYKRLFVTSLFLNVIALVLAAMGRFTYARNRASLFSLANILALTLCRSEAFLRLVFYLTVKILGHSFVPLRIKTAVTSLLQSLGGIHSGCGVSSIAWLVYALVLTLKDRDRASTAIIAVASAILSLLCLTSLAAFPLVRHLHHNVFERVHRFSGWAALGLVWAFIVLTISYDPISRSYTDDLGSKLIKTQEFWFTLAITVAVVLPWLSVRRVPVDVSSLSGHASLIKFRGGVKSGILGRISPSPLSEWHAFGIISDGKTSHMMLAGAVGDFTKSLVSKPPTHLWVRTVHFAGLPYLVNLYDKVLLVATGSGICVFLSFLMQQSKAEVYLIWVAKGLDDNFGSEIVNRVKDYPHQDRIIVHDTAILGRPNVSEMSVKASKKFEAQVVIVTSNPEGSRDVVNACKASGVPAFGPIWDS; encoded by the exons atggtAAACGCACCGATCGTTAGATTTTATAGCTGTCGAGGAGTCGCGTCTGAGATAAACCCTCATGCAAACCCTTTTGCTATCTtcacaaatgatcaaaaccgcAACGCAAACGCTGAACGTGAGAAATCAAGCAGCAGGTTTCAACTCATAAGAAACGCCTCAAAAGTTTCCCCTTCATCTTTTCAACACTCCATGAGCCGAACCAGCAGTCACTTCTGCGACTTGGACCTTgacaacgaagaagaagaagaggaagacgacAATATTTACTACATAGAAGAAGGTGGAACCAAGGAAGGAGAAGAACAACACAGTGAAAAACCGCAGCAACCGCCTATTCTAAAGAAACGCGCCTCGAGACTATCAATCATACTTCTTGATCAAGGATTATTCACCGTTTACAAACGTCTCTTCGTCACTTCGCTGTTTCTAAACGTTATAGCTCTCGTTCTTGCCGCCATGGGACGTTTCACTTACGCTAGAAACAGAGCATCTCTGTTTTCACTCGCCAACATACTTGCCCTAACTCTCTGCAGAAGCGAAGCCTTCTTGAGACTCGTTTTCTACCTAACCGTAAAGATCCTCGGACACTCCTTTGTCCCTCTCCGCATCAAAACCGCGGTCACCTCGCTCTTACAAAGCCTAGGCGGTATCCACAGCGGCTGCGGCGTTTCCTCAATCGCTTGGCTCGTTTACGCGTTGGTTCTCACTCTTAAGGACAGGGACAGAGCTTCAACAGCGATCATAGCGGTTGCGTCTGCGATTCTTTCTCTCCTCTGCCTCACTTCCTTGGCCGCGTTTCCACTTGTTCGTCATTTACACCACAACGTCTTTGAACGCGTCCACAGATTCTCGGGCTGGGCCGCTTTGGGCCTTGTTTGGGCGTTTATAGTTCTAACGATCTCTTACGATCCAATATCAAGATCTTACACCGATGATCTCGGCTCGAAGCTGATCAAAACGCAAGAGTTTTGGTTCACGCTAGCGATCACAGTTGCGGTTGTGCTCCCTTGGTTGAGTGTGAGACGCGTTCCGGTCGACGTGTCATCTCTATCAGGCCATGCGTCGCTGATCAAGTTCAGAGGAGGCGTGAAGTCTGGGATCTTGGGTCGGATAAGTCCATCGCCGTTGTCGGAATGGCACGCTTTTGGGATTATCTCTGATGGTAAGACATCGCACATGATGTTAGCTGGTGCTGTCGGAGACTTCACCAAGTCTTTAGTCTCAAAACCTCCGACACACTTATGGGTCCGAACGGTTCACTTTGCTGGCTTACCCTATCTCGTTAACTTGTATGACAAG GTATTACTTGTGGCCACAGGTTCGGGGATTTGTGTATTTTTATCGTTTCTCATGCAGCAGAGTAAGGCCGAGGTATACCTAATATGGGTGGCTAAAGGGTTAGATGATAATTTTGGATCGGAGATTGTGAACAGGGTTAAAGATTATCCTCACCAAGATAGGATCATAGTTCACGATACTGCGATTCTAGGACGACCGAATGTGTCAGAAATGAGTGTGAAAGCGTCCAAGAAGTTTGAAGCTCAGGTTGTGATTGTTACCAGCAATCCTGAAGGAAGTCGTGACGTTGTTAATGCTTGTAAGGCTTCTGGTGTTCCTGCTTTTGGTCCCATTTGGGATTCTTAG
- the LOC106425455 gene encoding uncharacterized protein LOC106425455: protein MATVAPVYAASFDSMESRKRKLNRVPLPYLIRPFKRQPVYDTYALYNDFIAYSSLEDESDDEEPSVKAVRTSLENASLSDTVSAGSLTDEEYVVVDNVEVSPNPKTERAGAIQMMELSKSVHEMKLDDAGSDNEDAGSDSDAWVVL from the exons ATGGCAACAGTGGCACCAGTTTATGCAGCTTCTTTCGACTCCATGGAGTCTCGCAAGAGGAAACTCAACC GAGTTCCATTGCCGTATTTGATCCGACCTTTTAAGAGACAGCCCGTTTACGACACCTACGCGCTCTATAACGATTTCATTGCATATTCATCTCTCGAGG atgaGAGTGATGACGAAGAACCATCTGTGAAGGCTGTTCGAACCTCTTTGGAGAATGCTAGCTTATCTGATACTG TATCTGCGGGTTCGCTGACTGATGAAGAATACGTGGTTGTGGACAATGTTGAAGTTTCGCCAAATCCTAAAACTGAGAGGGCAGGAGCGATTCAAATG ATGGAGCTCTCAAAATCTGTTCATGAGATGAAACTGGACGATGCAGGATCCGACAATGAAGATGCAGGATCCGACAGTGATGCTTGGGTGGTTCTGTAA
- the LOC106425114 gene encoding uncharacterized protein LOC106425114 isoform X3, producing MLKLQGSMNRSCLCSILITTSLICGVYFIGNAYIHQQFKVKLLRWEINGKMHNITDKMHNVTHKMQKTTTSGTCKNLSKPMGTESLPQGIIAKTSNLETQHLWNYDDNEKGSPNHRGMSLLAMAVGIKQKELVNKLIQKFPPRDFVVMLFHYDGVVDDWKQYPWNEHAIHVSVMNQTKWWFAKRFLHPDIVTEYEYIFLWDEDLGVSHFNPKRYLSIVKEEGLHISQPALDTTTSEVHHPITARRKNLKFHRRMYKNKGSGRCDDHSTNPPCIGWVEMMAPVFSREAWRCSWYMIQNDLIHAWGLDMQLGYCAQGDRKKNVGVVDAEYIVHYGLPTLGVVDTTSSSSQNETNPKSPISEESTESHEVDNRPEVRMKSFLEMKRFKERWKKAVNDDICWVDPY from the exons ATGCTAAAATTGCAGGGTTCGATGAACAGATCATGTCTATGTAGTATCTTAATCACTACTTCTCTCATATGTGGTGTTTACTTCATTGGCAATGCTTACATCCATCAACAATTTAAAGTG AAATTGCTAAGATGGGAAATAAATGGTAAGATGCATAACATTACTGATAAGATGCATAATGTCACACATAAGATGCAGAAGACAACAACATCTGGTACATGCaag AATCTCAGTAAGCCAATGGGAACTGAATCATTACCGCAAGGAATTATCGCCAAAACATCAAACCTGGAGACTCAACATCTATGGAACTACGATGACAATGAAAAG GGGAGTCCGAACCACCGTGGAATGAGTTTGTTAGCTATGGCTGTTGGAATCAAGCAGAAGGAGCTAGTCAACAAACTCATCCAAAAG TTTCCTCCTCGAGATTTTGTGGTCATGCTATTTCATTACGATGGTGTTGTCGACGACTGGAAGCAGTATCCATGGAATGAGCATGCTATTCACGTTTCCGTGATGAACCAAACAAAATG GTGGTTTGCTAAGAGATTCTTGCATCCTGATATAGTTACAGAGTATGAGTATATATTTCTCTGGGACGAAGATCTTGGTGTATCTCATTTCAATCCTAAACG atACTTATCTATTGTCAAAGAAGAAGGTCTTCACATATCGCAACCAGCTCTCGACACTACAACCTCAGAGGTTCATCATCCTATCACCGCTCGTCGCAAGAACTTAAAATTTCATAGGAGGATGTATAAAAACAAAGGCAGTGGAAGATGTGATGACCATAGTACCAATCCTCCCTGCATAGG GTGGGTAGAAATGATGGCACCTGTTTTCTCTAGAGAAGCATGGAGATGTTCTTGGTATATGATTCAG AATGATTTGATCCATGCTTGGGGCTTGGATATGCAGCTTGGTTACTGTGCTCAA GGTGATAGGAAGAAAAACGTAGGTGTAGTTGATGCAGAGTACATTGTTCATTATGGTCTTCCCACACTTGGTGTGGTCGACACCACTTCAAGCTCTTCTCAGAATGAGACGAACCCGAAATCACCG ATTTCAGAGGAATCAACAGAGTCTCATGAAGTGGATAATAGACCAGAAGTGAGGATGAAATCCTTTTTAGAGATGAAGAGATTCAAGGAACGTTGGAAGAAAGCTGTGAATGATGATATATGTTGGGTTGATCCGTATTGA